CAAAATTTGTCAATCTCTCTGTTCGATTAAGCTTTTACTCTGTGCTGGTCCAAAAACCCAAGCACTTGACCTTGTGTTTAACGCATGTCAATAAGCAAGAATTATAGTACTAATATATTTACTGGATACTCATGCTCTAAAGGCTGAAATAGATTCGAATACAACTAAAGGCAGCTAATTATCATAAAGATTTCAAAATAATGAGGCTGTGCTAGAAATAGAGGCTAACATAAAATTAAACTATCCCATCTCCATGCTTTGAACATGGCGTTATCCTAGCTGTTATAACTCAAACAAGCAGATGTATAACTACAGCCATATATATACTATAGTTGAAGGAAAAATCGACTTATTCATGCTCTTTTCATAACTCAAGCAAGGAACGAAAATGGCAGGGAACAACTGTGATATATGCATTCTATGGAGATGAAAGGGAACTAGGAACTACAGTGCGAATCCATGAGAAACAGTAACATTCAGTCACAACCAAACATCCAGCAGCATGGTTTACATACTAGGAAGGATATGAGATGCTCAAGCATATTCGAATACCCTTGAAACTGCCAACTTAAAACAACTAAGCACACTTCGCGAAAGGTCGAACAAGGAAAGGATTCGATTCATATTTATCGAAGGGCTATAAAGGAGCCAAACTACTTAAATCATTTGTATTCTCATATTGACTTAAGGATAGGCCAAAAAAATCTAAAGACGTGGCGATTCCCCGGGCGTGAGTTTGGAAGGAGAAGTATTGACTTAGAGTATCATTAGAAGATATTTGATTTCAATGATTTTAACACACTAGTTTGAACTCGATTATGAGATTTGGTCGGCTTAATTCTACTTTGGTTCTGTTTCACAAGCAGGTTGTAGCACTAGCAATTACAGGGCAGTTCACAGATGCAGCCAGGACCATTATTGATATATCACAAACCACCAAAAATCAGATATGTGCACAGTTATTGGTTAATCATTTGTGTTTGAGGCAGTTCTACGCTTAGTCTTATTTAACAACATAGTGGAGGCTTGAATAATTAGAAATACAGCGAGAGTGTATCTGAGAATGCTTTTAGGCTATGGAGTAGAAAGAAAGGATCATACTCTACTCTAAACCAATCAATTACAAATTTTGAAAAGAAACAACTAATGGCCTTAAAAGATTACACATCATGAAGGGCAATGCGAGGACTAAGACCAAACAGCATGTGGACATGTATAAGATTCAAATTGAAAACCAAACAAGATTACCCTTCATATCATGGGGGCTATACTGAGCAAATAGATACAAACATGCTAATGTCTAATCTCACCTATctatattaaataaaaatgacACCTGTGACTAACACAACCAAACAACACTTCAACATAGGATAAAGTTAAATAATATAACAAACCACTAGCACATGAACCTTCTCGTAATTAAATACGTATTAGAGATAGTCAACGTAACCAAGCAAATATCTTACTTTGAATCAACAGGCTAGAACATAAACATGAATCAATTGCAGAGTTATTAAGGCATATGGACTAAACAACTTCTAATGGATACATAATTAGATAATGTCCACTTTAAACAGAATTTATAGGAATGCTAATAATTAGGTAAATTTATCTTAACTCAGGTGAGGTTGAGGCAGCAGCTAAACCAGGCCAAACCAATCAGCTAAAGGGTCTATTAATAGACTAATCTATCTGAGGTCAGTAAAGTGGCACTAGACATAACATCAAGCCAACCAAACAGGAAACTTAAACTTACAGATGAAAGACAATTATGAAGATGATTCAGTGTTGATCTGTCTTAGTCacatacacaatatacctaagatatacccaccacagtgtgtatatcagatgtatatcgaatgtatatctccttcttaccttgataaccactgtatatcctatgtatattcaacTTAAAATAGATTCTAaatcctggaaattcagtctaacACCCAAATTACAGCAtgcatcttccaagttcatttaGCAACTAAtgttctatcctaacagctcccaaacatcaaacgaACAGCAGGAAAACAAAGAGACTACACAACCAACACAAAATTGCAGAAATGAGCTAAGATTTCGAACTAAAATAGAAACTAACGACTGAAACAATAGGTCTCATAATATTGCATGTAAAACCACTCCAACTGCTCAATAATCAGAATAAAACATGCCTCATAATTCACAGACCAAAACAGAGTAAAGCTACGACGCTTATAAAATCGATTAAACCGTGTTGAACTCTAAATAGCACAGAAATGCAGGATCAAGAAAACCAATTGGAAATACTAAACAGTCGACagaacatatacaaacatatcaGAAACTTTAGATTCGACGATATAAGAAAAAAtactgaccttttgtgggtgcagtgaagtggggcgTCGAGGTGTCGAATCTATACTCGAACTCGAAGAACCCGATTAAGGTAAAAAGGTTTCCAACAAAAATAGAGTGATTGTTGGCTGTTCTTTTCGAGCAAGGCTATCTTTGATGATTAAACATGTGTTTTGTAGGGAATTTTGCAGTTCCAGATTCTTGGGTTTTCAACAGAGGGTTTTTTctgattttaaaagaaaattcagACTGGAGTAGAAATCAAGCTTAAGACTCGAGGGTAGGAAACTTGTGTATCCTCCCAAACCCTGAAAATCCCCCCTTCCAACGATTCAACCTCGGTTTCATTTATAAGGTTTAATTTGTACTAAAGTAAAgggaggagcgtgggagagagactaTCAGCGTGGGGAACAAAGGCGATAGACGCATGAGGGACATGGGATGGAGGAGACAGAGAGGATGGCAGAGGCGTGGTGGGGAGAAACGTGAGGAGAGAGAGAGGTGAGTGGAAGGGAGAAGGGAAAGGGGGAGGCGGCTGAGAGTGGAAGAGGAAAAGGAGAGGAGAAAATGAAAGAGGAAGAGAGGTAGGGTTTAGGAAAAGGATAAGTGGACCGGACCGGGTCGGGTATTTCGGTTGGGCTGGTCCGTTAGGGTAgaaaatgggctggtccgtttggtattttagttgggttgaaaatgtgggttgggtattaaaatgtaggTTGTTTGTttaggtagggaaataatattgtattggtattttgggccattaatttggctgaaaattgttgttcCTTCctccgctttttttttttttttaatttaataactggtataatatatattatgtaaagataataaatatgtaaaaaataaatattttgcaaagtgttgtcttgtaattaatttaacgagtccaaacccgaaaaaaatgaaatgatgacgaatcatttaaaatttgtggtaaagtagtacttgtaatgttgaaaataaaagtagcgcaaataatattagtgaaaataaagtatttagctcgttagtaaatctagacgcccgagtgaataaaattaaataaaggagggacaaaattgggtgtcaacagcagcATCAGTGTGGAGGAAATCTTCCAACCAGTCATCAAAGTCTTGAGCTTCAGGTTGTGTGGAGGATGATGCAattgttgcaccctattttttaccaaaggctaaacaaagcacaacttatgggactctaaaataattaattatgtacagagtcgccacctagcatttaaggtatactagggtacctataaattattaatatatgcatcttaacatggtctacgaagaTAAaagagattctaggtaagggttcaaattattccgaagggaaggtgttaggcatccttcagaatccacaaatgtggttcccggctggaccaatttaactatacgagggatgtgtaaaaggcttgattattatttacaaaaattaatagaatttagactaagaataactaacatgaatgtttatgtagtaaaaggtgtaagtatttacatatgtataaaaatacgcaTTACGTGATAATTTACAAGTAAATAAAGTGCGCAATTACAGTGACTAAAAATTTTAGCTTTAAATGAATATATTATAAAGGTATTTACTTAACAATGAACGATTTGCttctgaatgaaaaaaaaaacagatttaaacatatgtgatataaaaaattattttaaaaggtTATCTGCAACTTAAGAGCTTGAGTATGTGAAAAGGTATAAGGAACGGACATGAAATTATTCTGCACgcaaggtgagttaactaatttaactagtcaagtatgtacacctaatcaattaattatgagagtacattttaAAACCTAAATATTGAGACAAATCActctatttatttacttaagtgtgctaagctactaaattaaaactctagcgaaacgtgataactataagaatattagctacgaaaaaTAATAATTGTCTAatgttaatttgtctaaaacacataaaatttaaatcacataagcagatcataaataaataccaccaacctgcaccctaaaaagtaaagtttcactatattttatgcttgcataatttaagaatgtaaaaaaaaatatataaacaaagaGTTTAaaaagctatttgaacttcttttgagtgtcatctttaAAAAGTAACttcagatacctgcatgagacttaataaaaaatgttagtaagaaaataaataattatcggatgaattaaaaataatgaataaacttaaaataaaaatccgtctttgtacatggaaggccttgaaaatcgacgaaaatttcttcatcggccacgAAAACCGATTCTGTAAAAAGATGGAATATCTTATACAAGTCAAAACCAGCTTTCAGAAAGTGGAAAACAATGTCTTTAAGCAATGCATAGACCTCGATACGCATCCCTGCGAACGCGAAGGTATGTATAATCATCCTAAATCCATTTATAGAATGAATAAAACCATATTTCTTCATAGAACTTCTAAAAGGTAACTCTTTTGCAACTTTCCAACTCAAAGACTTGCACATTCTTGTAACAACTGACAACAACTTTCTTTCTCTGCAACTATATGGAGCAACAAATACTTCTTCATTTTCCATACTGCTTCCACCATTTGAACTGGAACAAGAATCTTCTAACAATTCTACTGAAGAAGCAGCAAAATACTTTCTGCAAAaagttttttttcttaaaaaaaaaaaaagtaaagctTGAACAGCCAAAGTTATTGCAACTGTATAGCTATTGACGTGAAAGGGTGTTTCCATAGCAGTGTAACATTAATAATGAAGTGAATATTAAAGAAGAGTATAGCTTGAAAATGCAAACATGGGCAGTTCAGTGGTGGCGTTTGGTTGTTGTTTGGTTGCTCCGGTTCATCGGAGCTAGAAactcctcgccggagcagtgaGGAGAACGAAGGGGGGACTGTTTTCGGGTGTCGTTTGGTTAGTAATGTTGTGGAGATGGAGTAGCGTTCGGGAGAGGGGGGCGAGGGTTGTGTGGTCGGCGTTCGCCGGAGAGAGGTGAAGATGAAGTGGTGGGTTGTTTGGTGCCGTTTGGTTGTGGTGGGATTCGCCGGATCTCGGCGTGGAGTGGGTGGCGGCTGTGGAAAGAGGAGGGAGGGagaaaaatgtttagggttttgttttttttagaagagagagggagaagcaaaaatctgaaaaaaattaagtatctgtgtgtgtgtatagagagaaaaataaagaattttaggaaaaacaaaaaagaaaatttagTTAAAAGTGATATAAAAGGGGGCCAAAAATTTAGGAACATGTCTCCTCATTTTGGGGAGTAATGTGGTATAATCATGACAATTTACACAAGATAAATTAAATATCATTGAATTAGCTTTATTTGGGATAAACTCTTCCGATTTTTATGTATTGATCGACagtattaaaatataattaattaatacatgtataaataataacgcaagtataaaatataaatattaatgtctatgatatgaaaatgtagtgctataaaattaagaaacaattattaattacacaaaaatggtagtattacactgtgcatgtgcaaaataatgatcttgaaaaaatgacaataaattgagaaaattcctaaaataaggataatcatcaataaattgttgaaaactgtaaaaatgtgtaaaaaaatgtatttcgtgctctttaacgaatcagggccccccaaaacgttaattttaagcacgtcgagccaaaattaggtgtcaacagcaaTGTTTGAGGCACCCTTTTGCTTTCTTTTATCAAACTTTTGTTATTAACAAAGGATAAATTTTTAAGAATTTTACATGAATAAATTCTGAATGGAGAAATTAAAGATTGTTTTACCTTGAAACAACCTCTAGCATTGTGGTTCTCTTCACCACATTTGCTGCAGGTCATAACCATACCCCTTCTTGATAGACTCCACTCTCCCTTCCTTTTGCTTGCTTCATCAGGTTCTCTATTTCTTCTCTCTTTAGGCCTGCCCACAGTCTTGGCAACATCAGGTGGATCCATGGCTTGAGCTTCAGTAATCTTCCAAAACTGTTGTCCTCTAATAGGTTGCAACTTGTTCTTGTAAGTCAAGGAATATGCCTCCTTGTTGTAGAACCAGTGCATTTCATCCATAGGTTCACCCTTCAAAACAAACAAATACCACCAATTAGTTaactaaataaaacttgtaaaccgaaaaaaaaaaaacttgcattACAATAATTTGATACCTTGTCATACATGATAGCTTTGATAGCATGGGGGCAAGGGATTCCAGATAACTGCCAAACTCTACATGTGCATCTTTTCTGTGAAAGATCAACAATATGCCTATCTTCACCTTCAGATATTTCATAGTCATAGTCACCATTATACTCAACCTTACAGTAATGAGCAATTTCCCTGTAGTCATCATACAACTTCAGAGATTTTGGACTAAAGTCACCATCCCATTTCCTGTTAAAATAAAGTCAAATAATAGATTAAGGTCAACAGAAACTCAACCAGAATTGAAATTTTAACTGAACAGTAAGGAATAACCTGATTTCATCTTCATTTTTAACCAACAACCTCATAACCTTTGTCCTAATTTCCTTCAGCATCCTGATGATTGGCATTTTTCTAGCTTGAAGAATCCATGAATTAAATGACTCAGTGAAATTATTGTCAACCATCATGTTTTTACACTTAGTGTCTAAATATGCTCTATACCAAGATTGTGGAGGATAGTGCAACAGATCCTTGGTAGCAAAAGAATTATCTTCCTTGGATAATTCACCCAACTTTTTGAGTTGGTCTGTGAACTCTTCTTTATAAGTGCTCCAAGCACACCACCACATCAACTTCTTCATTtgtccacttctccacttcttctGCCAATTGGCCTCAATGTGTCTCACACAGTATCTATGGTAAGAGTTAGGCAATGTATTCTTCACAGCATCAACCAATCCCTATGACAAAAACAGAAACACGCAGTGAATAATTTGATACTAAATCAAAAAGAaaacactcaaaaaattgaaaatGTTACCTTTTGCATATCTGAGATGAAAGTCACCCCTAGTCCATCTTTTAGTTCCAAAGACATCTTCAAACACTAAAAAAACCAATTCCAAGTCATGGTTGTTTCTTTGTCTACCCCATCCCAATCAAGGGGATAAAATTGGTTCATGGAGTCTTAAGCAAGGGCCACTAACATCTGACCCTTATATCTACCCTTCAGAAATGTACCATCAACTCCTATCAATGGTCTCAACCCACATTTCCAACCCTTCTTTAATGCATTGAAGCATATGTACATCCTCAGAAATTTTCTTTTACCTTCTTTAAGAGCACTTCTTGATATATTTATCACAACATCAGTGCTAGGATTAGATTGTTTAAGTTCTTGCCCATAAGCCTCAAGTTTCTTGTAATCATCAACAAAACTGTCCTCTAACTTCTGAAAAGCCAACACCTTGGCCCTTTTGAGCTTAGCCTTAGTCACATTTAAATCAAAATTATTCTTCAACTCCCTTCTCAAGTTTTTCACCTTGTACTTAGGATTGCATTGAACCTTTTTCTTAAACAACTGAGCTAAAGTATTCTGATCAGCCCTAGGATTTTTTAAACGTTGGTTGACATGTGTGTTTATCAATAAAGGTCTTGATGCTCAAGCAAGTACTGTTCTTTTTGTTATCTGTTGAGACATACAACCTAAAGGGGCAACCCTCTTGACATTTGTAACTAGCCCTAGTtctatctgtttttttttttaacttcagcCCTCTCTTATTGACCAATGCATAAAAGTTAACTGCAGTTCTAGCTTCATAGACATCCTTGAAAGTCATACCTATCTCTAACTCTTGAAACTGTTCCAACTTATCTGTTacaaccctttttttttctttcattgacACTTCATTATCTGTAGAATCAGATTCAGAAGAATCATCTAATTTTCCTTCATCACATTCAGAGGCTACATCAAAGTCTAGATCTATGGAAAAGGTTTCTATGTGGTGAGTAATATTTCGAGCAAAGACCTTTAGTTCAGATGCATCAACAGCAAAGAAGttaatatccttgaattctttagAGAGTCCTTATACCATCATCATCAGTAACCAAGTAATACCTCCCGGAGGGGCAGTCACTAGAAGTTGTTTAACAACTCTAAACCCACAACATTTTGTAAATTCTTCACAAATAGATTTATAAGTAATCATACAAGCTTCACAAACAGCCAAAGTGTGCATCAACTTCCTATTATAGACTATGTCATGTGAAAAGACCCAATTACCCCCATAGTGGAAGACCAAATCCACTTTCTCAATCATCTTCACGGACAACACATGAAAATAATAGAAAAAGTGGACATAAATGGGGGACCACATCAGTAAATAAAGCCATAAAACATCAAAACCAGACAAAGTGTTCCCAACTACCAAAACATCATCACTTTTAAAGGACCACAACAGCTAAGAAAACACACCTTTAATGACCAAATATTTGTTCTTTAGTATATAAAGGTACACAAACAGCTAAAAGAGGAATACTTTACTTGATTATGAACCACAACAACctaaaaaaatcaactttaatGACCAGATATGTGTCCTTTAGTATTTAAACGTACACAAACAACTATaaacaagaataaaaaaaaatactcgaATCTCACTTATTATATAAAACCCTAACTGAACCCACACACAAACACTTGAAAAAAACACTAACGGGCATATTTAAATCAGGAATAGATGCTTAAAAAACACAATAAAATACTTAAATCTCTCTTACTATATAAAACCCTAACTTAACCCACACACAAATAGTTTAGAAAAACCCTAACTAGCAGACAAAATGATAAATAGATGAAAAAAAATCATACCTTAGCTAATACGATCGGAAAATGGCAAGACGACCCTTCACCGATCAAAGTTAGCTGAAAAGGCACAAACTCTAGTGAAATGGGTCGCCCAAACTACGAGAAGAGAGAGAGTGAAATGAGAGAAATAataaccggggggggggggggggggggggaattaaatTTGTCAGGTTCGGGCGGGGCAGCGGGTACGGGTCATAAAAAGAGAGGGATCCGAGTTTTTGTGGGCACCGCTAGCATAAGGGCAGATATGGCGCATAAAAAAACATTGGGGGCATACTCGAgccaaccttttaacgacggaCATATGTGTACAATTTCGCAAAGGTTAgaggcatatttgagcctttgccgCTTAAGCAATCGCTTGGGGCCCCAACTTTTTTGGGGCCCTATTTTTTCCTTAAAGATGTATTTTATATAGATAATAGTTGCCTTAGCCGAaagaattttttaaaaattaaaattgataaaatcttatCTAAGATCAACAATGTCTCAAGAGAGATTGAATGGATTAGCAATATTATCAATTGAAAAACAATTGTTAGAACAAATCAATTATACAACAGTAATTAGTGACTTCGCATCTAAAAAAGCTAGAAAAGTAgcatttaaattaaaaaaaataggacgatctttcttttgaaaaagaaTAGGGTCTCTCTCTAAAGTTTGGCTTTAGGCCCCCAATATTGTTGAGACGGCCCTATAGCTAGTGGAATTATTTGATTACAAATCACAAGAAATTTGCTTGTTACTTTAGATTTAATTTCATGTATTTAAGTACTTGTGTAATATAAGTTTCAAGgaattatcctttttttttttaaggcatGTTAAGTCCACTAAGAACACAATATTATTAAAAAGCATTTTTACATTCTATGGAtaacatatactccctccgtcccattttaagtgtcttagggcctgtttggccataagaattattcatttttttcctgaaatttttttcacttttttccggaatcagcgtttggccataactccaacttcaactccaaaattccaaaaaaagtgaatttttttttttggtttttatggccaaacgcctacttagtttgactggacacatagtttaagaaataaagtgagacttttgaatcttgtagtcttaaattaaagatgtgtttgTCGTTTAAATTTTGTGGTCTAAAACTTGTAAaatctactaaatatagaaagagccACTCTTTTAGGGACAGacaaaaaaggaaagtaagacacttaaattgggacggagggagtaagagGTATTTAAGTATAATAATTACACTTCAAATAAATTACAATCGTAACTATATTTCGCTGTCCAATTACCGGTCATGGCTATATTGGGTGTTCCAGTTCCCATCTCTCCCTCCCTCGTCTCCCTCACCCTTATCTTCTCCATCACTGTCGACAACATGTCAATTCCCATCTCTTCCTCTCTCTTCGCtctcatttctctcttctccctcATGCCGGCGAATGCTTCATTTATTCTACCTGATATGGTGTCGAGCTCTTTTCTTCTTTAAGAAAGCGGACACAGGCAAATAGCTCGGAAGCGGAAAGGAGACAAAAGCCGATCCTGCACAAAAATCAACCTTCGTTATCTGCTTCGTACGGCTTTGGATCAAGCCGATTAGATTTGAAATTTTGTTATTTGTATATAATTTTTTCGAGTAAATACAGTGTATTCACAAATCTTCTAATGGCTTAGATCTACCCGAATTTGAGTGTATTCTCCATATTTTAAAGTGTAAATACAGTGTATTTTGTATATTCGCCGAAGAGCTTACCGGATTTGACTGTATTCTTCATTTTTTGAGTGTAAATGCGGTGTAACCGAACACGTAGAGGCTTTTAGAAATAAATTTTTGTTGTTTGCATGCAATTTTTTCGAGTAAATACAGGTATCTGAAATTTTGTTGTTGTATACAAATTTTTCcagtaaatataatatattctcaATTACATGCGAATTTGCAAAATGAATAGAGGCGAATTTCCAAAATATCTGAGCTACGAATACAATTgtttatttgaaattttgttgTTTGTATACAAATTTTTCGAGTAAATACAGTGTATTCTCAAATAAAGGCGAATTTGCAAAATGAATACAGGCGAATTTTCAAAATGAATACAGGGGAATACATAGCTACGAATTGTAATTAGCTAAACTATAGCTACAACTTGTTAGAAGCCTATAAACTATAGTTATTTCTGTAAGTTAgtacccgtttggccataagaattattcgctttttccgatttttttttcacttttttcaaaaattagtgtttggccatgaaaatttcaaatacaacttgaagttgtatttggaatgaaaaacaagaaaaacttgttttccACTTTTTTCACAATCAAAATCTTGTTGAAAAAGTTCATTTCAACAAAAATtactatttgcaaaaactatggccaactccaactccaaaattccaaaaaaaaaaaagtgaaaaagtttttgattTATATGGCCAGACGCTGCTTAGTCTATTAAAAATGAGGCATGCAAGATATGAAGATAATGCAGtatctttttttaattaattagccATATCCACTCTATTGGAGCATGACTTAAACTTTATTCATATCAGCAAAAAGATGACAAAACAGGAGATAAACACCCTGCacccaggggcggagctaggttGAGCCCAAGGGGTTCATTCGAATTattttttatgtgtatatagtagatgttgaaccccctcgACTTCTCTGtatatttacttctttatatttttgaaccccttaATAGAAATCCTAGCTCCGCCGTTGTCTGCACCTACTATGATAGAACAAGCTCCCTCTACATCAGAAGTAGATTTTCGAATAAGCTCACAAAAATTCAAGTTTGAGTGTGAGGATATGACTCTATGGAGCTTCTAGCCCCAAGAG
Above is a genomic segment from Lycium barbarum isolate Lr01 chromosome 12, ASM1917538v2, whole genome shotgun sequence containing:
- the LOC132624538 gene encoding uncharacterized protein LOC132624538, with product MSLELKDGLGVTFISDMQKGLVDAVKNTLPNSYHRYCVRHIEANWQKKWRSGQMKKLMWWCAWSTYKEEFTDQLKKLGELSKEDNSFATKDLLHYPPQSWYRAYLDTKCKNMMVDNNFTESFNSWILQARKMPIIRMLKEIRTKVMRLLVKNEDEIRKWDGDFSPKSLKLYDDYREIAHYCKVEYNGDYDYEISEGEDRHIVDLSQKRCTCRVWQLSGIPCPHAIKAIMYDKGEPMDEMHWFYNKEAYSLTYKNKLQPIRGQQFWKITEAQAMDPPDVAKTVGRPKERRNREPDEASKRKGEWSLSRRGMVMTCSKCGEENHNARGCFKARLKARKLQVRPPTGTRRMQVTQGADGVSMPTDFPYSPTKTTWGDNAALTPRQLETQARRKRKKIESKGNEAVVADSGVECECEYEFQLTVTVDI